Below is a genomic region from Henckelia pumila isolate YLH828 chromosome 3, ASM3356847v2, whole genome shotgun sequence.
TGGATTCACCACAACGGTCTCAGGGTGGTGttagtaaaatatttgaaattttaagagCATATTAGCCAATTAATTTTTCAGATGTTTTATGACAAGCCGGCCGGATGCATTTAGTCTCCTCTACTTAGGTATAATGTTTGACAGAATTTTTATTGAGTTCTTCTCAACTTTCCTTCACAAAACACTACATTATTCTCCCACTAATTTCTATATAATTCTTTCCTGTACCTTGTCATGTTGATCACTTTCCCAGTTTCAAAATCCGCGTGGAAGACTGCAGAAGCCCATGGCATAAAACATGGTTGATAAATATAATTTTGTGAGATGGGTACGTGATCGTTGGACAATTTTCATCACAACCTATAGCCCTCGTCAAATCACATGAAAACTCCAATTAGATCATATCAcatatcaattttatgagacgAGTCCATGACTCGATTTGACACAccaaaaatcattatttttttatatcaaaaaaaaaaatattactatttAATGCAATGAATCGAGAACTACTCGTCTATCGATCTCATCAAATGAAACCTGTTTTCAATGATTATATCACTCGTCACTTATAATAAGAAAAAACACACGTGTATCATGAAAAATTTACACGATATATATATAGTCGATGCTGTAAAATTAAAGTAATTAGCAGTTTGAGGATTGTGGTCATAATATATAATCCATCCGGCCCCTCTTATATATTAATCTAGGAAAATATTAATTTCCTTCATGTGATACACATAAAGTTTAATTTCTATTGCACGCCATTTTTTGATAGCATGCAGTACTTTCACTgaatttgataataaaaaataaaaaaataaaaaaaaaacctaatgCTTAAAAAAGAGAGATAATTACATttaatacataaaatcataataatatatatgtttCTAAAGCTTGAGAGTCAAATCGGGCTTCTCCACAGTACTGAACTGGATGCATATTTGTTTGCCAGCTTTGTCAGCTTCTTCATGATCTGCATGGATCCCAACACTCTCCACAAGACAAAGTTCCTTTGGTGGCAAGAAATTCATCACCAcacaagaagaagaagaagggcatcttttatttttattattattattattatcatcattaTAAGATGAAAATATCTTGCAGGGTTGCAAATTATTAAGCTCATGTTTCACCACCATTTTCGTTGCTGCATGCAGATTTATAAGAGACGtcggagaagaagaagaagaattggGATATAATTCCAAGGATTTCAAGGCTCGGACATATGCACGCTTTCTGTAGCCGATGGGATCCCTCACGAACAGCCTCTTCTCTTCCAAACGCTCGTTCCTGTGAGCATTCTGGTGACCTCCCATGGCTTGGGCCGATGCGAATTTCTTGAAGCAGAAGGAACAAGTGAACTCCCATGCCTTCACCATTTGTGTCAGCTTCATTATCTCTTCTTTATCGCCTCCGCCGCCGCCTTCTTTTCGCTTCTTCGCCATTCCGGTGGGCGGACCATGCATATTTTTAGGAGAATGGGAACAAAGAGAATTAAAAGAGGGTATTCATGATATGAGGAAACAAATGAAAGAGCTAGGAGGTGGTTGCGAAGCAGGCaggtgaaatatatatattatattttatggttTTTTGCGTATTATTtataccaaaaattttgaaggaaataaagaaataaagaaagaaagaaatcaCTACAAtttcatcatatatatatatatgtgtgttacTTTTTGATCATCTGGGGGTACTTTTGTTCCCTTTTCGTCTTATAATTCTCCGCAAGAAAATCAGAAAAAGCAAAAAgagagattatttaatttatggttGAGTTACAGTAATATAATTTCATGGAATTAATGAGATGAGATTTTGTTCACTCTGCATGCAATGCAGGCTTTTTCCTCAGCAGACacgtagaaaaaaaaaaggagggGAAAAATCGAATATTATTATACGTAAttcttttattttgatattCCTTTTACATAATTCCATAAAATCAGAATTTGGCAAAAACACTTGGATCATGTATATTTAACAAAGAAGCTAGCTTTTGTTAAGTAAATACtgcatttaaaaaaataaaaaaataaaaaaaaagaagaagaagcaaaATTCACAAGATCTTATAATATTCGAATTAATTAATCAGGGTTGCTAACTAAATTAATTTTGATGATCAGTGCTCTTGTTTTATGAATAAGGGAATTTTGTTGTGTTATATCTTCCTTAACAATTGTTcatcattttcttttttttagggGAAAAATAAAAACCTAGTATGTTATCAGATTCTGATAACTTCTTAGATTCTAATTTAACTTGTAAAATACGTTATAGATCTCACTTTAAATCCCTTTAATATAAACCagattaagaaaattaattagtGTCCGTGGGCCACCTATATATATTCTTCCTGAAATTGCAAATTTGTATCTACAAAATTCAACTATATCGATCATTGCAATTAATCCTGATTGTAGACGTAGATTTTCTGTGCgcgtgatatatattttttatctataatttgtaccttttttttttgttattttacagtcatttcataattttaatacactaacttacaaaaaaaaattctcaattTTGGTCTTTTTAACGAGAATGTTGACGTAACATTAGATATGTCGGTGATATCTGAGGTCCACGTCAACAATGTCAATTggaatgttatttttttaagataaaaatgacctaaattgaaaaaaaatgttaaataattattagaTTAAAACTGTGAATTAATTGATAACAACACATAagttaaaaaaaaggaaaaaacaaaaaccaaaaaaaaaaaacaaaaacaaatggtATTCtccttgtgtgtgtgtgtgacagTGTGAAGTGTGAACAAAGTACGATTTTTTAGATATGACAAAAGTGTATTATTAAAAGCGAActtccaattttaatttttatttttaaaaaaaggaagCGAACttccaatttttatttttattttaaaaaaaggaaGCGAACTTGGTAAATTGTATTTGTTGAGATTATGATTTATGGACTCATACCCAAGAGATTATCGTGTTTCttgataaaataatataatgacataatttttaatttaaaatcctCAAAATAGCTTCTTTTTTCCCCCCTTTTTTAGACctcctaatttttttttatttcttttttcgcATCAGAAAATCTAAAAACttattaaaaattcaaaaaaattcaaaattttcgattctaatttcaattttttttacacAAGACTAAttgcattaaaataaaaattcatctgAGGGCTAGTTATTATAAAagtttttctttatttaatttaaacaatCATAATACTCacgatttaaaaaaatattataaaataacataaatttaaaaatatctaAAAGCATCCTATGTAAATATTTTtctaatttataatataaacataaaaaaattcttaaaaaaccCATTCcaaacatatttaattttaatataatctataatttttttcacaaaatatcaataatttatttaaataaatacgaaCTAATATGCACATAATAAGTGCAGATTCCTAATTTGCATATATAATAGTTACTCGATCCATATATCTCAGCCTGGATTTGGGCCTTGAGAATCAAAACTTTTGAGGCATTCCAAGTTAAGGCGTATATGCTGATAATCTTGTTTAAAATATGTTTCtgtcaagtttttttttttaaaaaaaaaaatccatttcAACCAATATTATCTTTTAACACAAAAACTCCATCGAGTATGAGACCGATCTCATCAACTCGACTCGAcccatttataaaaaataatattacttttttttaCGTCAAATTATTACATTCAGCTACATGTATATGTAAACTGGATCGATCCATATCatacacaaacatatatatatatccgtgAAACTATCTCATATATACTATTTAAATCATTATTATGTAATAAGAAATCCTTATGGCGAGTAATTTGATCTCAGAAGCATACCAATTTTTTTCCCCTCATAATCCAACCACTACACTATTATTCTTATGGGTTAAAAAACATAAGGAAAAAATAATTACAATCTATAGAAAAGTTTAttatacataaaattatattttataatagaatttaacacataaatgcaaacgctaattttttgttttttttaaaaaaattactacTTTTTTATTCTGTTCTTTTCCCATAAAAAACAAACTATACAAACATATAACACGTGCACCGCACCAGCACCAGCACCAGAATGGCAGAATACTAATAATATATACAAAATAACAACAGTCTCTGGTATTGCGGTTCATTAACTTTAAATTAAGATGGTATTATATCTGTATCTTGTAACCGAATCTATGAGTCATAACTAGTTGATATTAGATTCATAGACAAATGTCAATCTATATAATGTAAGGAAAACTATCCTGACCCACAAATGCCTACAGCTGGTTGTACTTGTCTGTCTCATCCTCTGTGGTACCAAATATATATTAGGTcataatatgcaaacaaaaatatttatttctagTCCACATAAAGTTAGAAACTCCCTTAAAttttgttttacaaattttgttatttGTCATCGGATGAACATCTACtgattttgaatttaaatttgGATATCCGATGACAAAGATTAAATTTCCAAATACTTTCTTTTGTGTGACAGGAAAAAAATGGAATAGGAAAAATAACGATGATTATTTGCTGGATAATTGACCGTGGGTAAGGACTAAGGGAAGAAAATTGGAGTAGGGATGAAATGAaagttataaatatatatatatatagtaatagattagatttgaaatcaaaacatttaaaattttaaagaataTTGTTGGGATGTAATTATTTTCACTACTAAAAGAGTGATCAAATCATGATATTTGAGTTTTTATAccgtttaaaagatttgagttctGCTGTTACCACTAGGCActagttataattttttataaaacgaCAAACATTTGATTTTAGAATGGATATAAGAAGCAAGTTAAGAGTTTGATTCTCCTTAATTGCAAGAGGTACAATTATTCAAGTGAAGATTATTGAACCTTACATTTGAAGTGTTGaccaatttaaaatatttgagttgcaatATTACTTTAAATATAGTTTTTTGTAAAATGATAAGTGATGAATTTTGCAATTCAAAAACATTTGTGAGGCAGATATtctattttatttgagttacCCGTTGAAAAGTGTCATCTTTTATACAAAAGGTATTGTtacattttattataaatatggataaaaTTAACATATCTAACAGTAAGACGATTTCACTAAGATCTACTCATTCTACAATATAATTATTTGAAAGCTTTCGTTTGTATCCTTTTCTCATAGCAGGCTGTATTATAAGTCAATTTTCTTTATCCGTAATTCGTTCTTACAAAAGACCTACTCATTCTACTTATAGTTAATTGAAATCGTTCCTTGGTATCCTTTTCTCATGTCAAAATCATTGTATCCAAATTCCTTGGTATCCTTTTCTCATGTCAAAATCATTGTATCCAAATTTTATCATAGCCTACCGCGTTGAAAGTCAGTCCCGTTGCCAATAATTTAACGACAAGATTACATTGTTGTATTTactatttattataatatttaataatcatCCGCGTTTCAATACCCAAAACCTAATTGTCAATTACTGTGTAGGATAGATTGTCAATTAATGTTGCACTGCTTACATTTATTTGTACTAAAAGCGACTGGTGATGAACATAaactatatatttttaatgttatttAAAATCTTCTaataaatgaatattttttaGTGAAGAACTATTTTCAGAAAATGATGTCTTTGTGCAGATCATAAAAGCTTGGTTGGGTTGGGCATATACAATCATTCCACATGCCAGCACAGACCAGGCCAGTTCATAACTTCATAAATCAAATATATTGGATTGTTTGTGAAATTGTGGAAAAATcattagaaaaataaattttataaacgAACTTTTTATATTCTCTATTTAATTCTTTCAAACAATTGTGACACGTTTTCAAAGACTTTGTTAACAGTGGAACAAgaaaaaatgttaaaatattggACTATATGAAATGAAATCTGTATAATTTGAGGCAACACGTCACTTGGCTTAACGAGCCATAAAAATTTGCTGTCTCAAAATGGAAATTTGATAGACAACACATTTCACCTATGATCAAAACCAACTATAGCAAACACTGATCAATGAGAAAGACAGATAAATACAACATGCTAGACAAGATATCATCAAGAAAACTCAGTAACCTCGTTCCAAATATTGTATTTACTTCGTAAGTACTCGAATTGATTATCAGATCGATTTTTATTGTCAAGGTCATCTAACACAGCTTATGCACCCACCCTGGCTCATAAGACTTTCCACATTAACATTGTTAAAATGTCTGTTCTTATGTGCTTATGGAACAGTTTCAGCATATATATCAAGATAAAGAGGCAAGGGGGATTCATCCTTCTTTTTGGCTTATCAATAAAGATTGGTGCTATTCCTCCCATCTATTCAATGCAGTAAACATATCTCAAAGAGCTCAAAAGATCACAGAGATGTTTACAACAGCCTTGTGTCTAGTGTAAAGCGAATAAATTACACATGGTACATTAAAATCCTAACATCTCTTGTCAACAAACAATGACATTTACTGAACAGGGGAaatcccattaacttaattCGCTTTACACTAGACACGAGGCTGTTATAAACATCCCTATGATCTTTTGAGCTCTGTGAGATATGTTTAGCGCATTGAATAGATGGGAggaataagaacaaactttaCTCGTAGGCTCGTAGGCTCGTAGCCCATTGGATGGTCCTCATCCGACCCATGCACACCCATGTGCAGTGGCGAGCCGGCCGAGGATCGGTTCAACCACTTGTTTCGTGATGCAAAAATGTTGAATCTTGTCCTTGACACCAATCAGTATCGAGTACTCGATAGCCCCAACAACTATATGCGTCAGCATTAATATGACTTTGATACCACTTTCTGGTGGTTCAATCCCTAGttatgaaatcaaatactagtGGCAGCTCAAATCCCATTATTTTGCATTCATATAAATAACATGaacaaaggaaaacaaacaGATGAATATATATGAATTTTCCACATACACATGAATAGTGTTTGATAATTTGTCTGTTAACCAAAAGTACTTGATTGAAAATcccaataattaaatatatagttCCAATGATTAATCAATCCTTCTAAATGCCTCATCTAATCATAATCCCTTGTAaagaggaaaaaaaataaatcattacCAAAACGCGTGAATGAATCAATCCATTGCTCAGCTCGATTTGGGATCGGGCATGGGGAAAAGTCCAGCGCCAGCAGCCCCTCGCGGCGGTGAAAATCCCAAAAACTTCTGCAGATTCGTCCTTATGCTGATCGAACACAGCAGATACAGAAACGCCATCGAACAATCGGTCATGTCATCCCCCAACAACCCCCTGTGGCTCATCTTCTGCACCAATTTAATCGGTACAAAAGGGATTTTGGCCACGGTTTTGCCCTCGAACAAACTGTTCAACAACCCGAAAACCATGAACAAGACAAGGGCCACGACCGCGCCCGATTTGAACTTGAACAAGGACAAATCGCGGCTCGATTCCTTCAACGACGTCTCGACCCGGTCGATTTTCTTGGTTCTGGAAGACTTTTTGACGAGATTGGAGGAGACCGTAGTGGCGTCGGATGTCTTCATGGTCTCGAGTTTCTTGGACGCTTTGTCGATCGTGGATTTGAGGGATTTGTAGGAGGAAGTACGGTAGATGAGTAGCCACGAGATGGCTTCGCAAACGAGTGCGGTGCAGGCGGAGATCCCGACCACCGTGAGGCTGTCGGAGTATCTGAAGCTGGAGAACAGGGTCGACGCCATTGGGAATCTTGGCAGATcagagaagagaagagaagagaagagaaagAGAATCTATTTGTATTTGCCCAAAATTTGGTGActtcatatttattatatttttaacccTCTCCTCTCCTTGTTTGACTgggaatttaatttaattactcTTGTTTACTTACTTACGGCGGTAATTTCAATCCAAATAatctcgtttttttttttaatttgaattaaaaAGGGAAACGGAATATCAAATTTAATGTTATTAGAATTTTGACatgttaaaatataataatcacAATATGGTGAAGGTTTATTGCTTTTGAGACAAAAAGTCATCTGATATGATTTCTCATGTTAATTTTACGAGACATATCTCATGTTTGATCTGATCAATGAAAAAGTATAAAATTTTTATGTCGAATGGATTATTTTTCATTCTATAAATATCTGTGAAACCATATTTCAAAAGTTATATTCTACTTTTGATTCATTCAATCTCTAAATGTtcgtaattttatttgaaaaaatatagaCTATATCAGTTAGCTCGTTAAAATGATAAGAGATATTTGATAGATTTGAGTAAGTGAAAAAAAATCCAATTCCAGTGTTTTTTAATGATTATAATTTACTTGTCATGTTCTTCCGAGTGCATTGTCATGGCTCGATAATTTCGACGATATGCAAGAAATTTGGCATATAGAGCTGCCACATATTATTGGTGGCATTCGAAACCTTGTCGAATGCAAAAGAATGTTCTAATTAAAAAAGTTGAGAAAAGCCTTTGTTCTAAGTTCATGTTGAATGACATAGAATGTTATGGAGAATGTCTGGTCTAGAAGCTTACTAAACAATCTAGAAATATGTAGAAAAttggattaaaatcaaattattcCACAACACTAATGTGTCTAGAATGCAGGAATTGATAGTTCTTTGGAGATGGTCGCCGCAGAATTTGGAGAACATATTGAGTGAGCTGCAAATATCGTTGGAAACGTTGGAGGGCCACATTATTGGAGAGCTTGACTCAATGAAGGAGGAGTTgattttccttcaaaacacgATTGTTGCGAAATAATTATACTCAACATTCAACAATTCATTCTCTACCAAGTGTTATACTTTCTCTTTTACAGATTATCCAACCTATTTTTGTTTGTTGTGCAATTAAAAAGTAAAATCGCTCTCTAATGATGCTTTTTTAGTACTCGCATGAACAAAGTCTAGGAACTTATAATTAAGCTAAGTCTGTGAGAACATGTATGCTATTTAGATCATCTATCATATATAGTAATACCTAAATTGATATGCATTATCAAGTTGAATACCAATGATACACGATAAGCTCAATATGTACGTCATTAATCAACTTAAGCAAAACACTTACATAAAGAAGAGTGCATACAACACATATTATTTACAAAAATACCCTAGACAAACAAAAGGAGTATGCAAATTCCATTTCTTAGAACTTAATTactttaataaatattttttaatgataaGTTTCTCTTTGTTGCTATTTTTATTCACACTCCTGAAAACATAAATtgagaagaaattaatgaattaCAAACTATCATAAGCATATATCACTACGACACAAAGAGATGTGGAATCAATACAACACAAAGAGGTATAAACATCAAGTGTGACAAGCTTATCATTACGACACAAAGAGATGTGGAATCACTACAACACAAAGAGGTATAAACATCAAGTGTGACAAGCTTACAATTACAATGCCAAATCTTTTCACTCGAAAACTTCAATATTTCAAGTAACAAACGTCACAGATTAGTCGAGTATCTCTGAATACTGATGGTAAATGATATGTACATAATCATCAATTTGATTGTTTTAAAAGAAGTGTgatgatataaaatataaatttagagGATGACAATCATAACCTATAGATCGATGCCAATAATTAATGTATACATatacatgtgtgtgtatatatatcatTTGTCCAATAAATCTCATTTTTATCGTCATTTGAAATAcccataaattatttatgactAATGAAACATATATACACGCTGTGTGTATAACATAATATATGAATATTATGTTTACTatgcat
It encodes:
- the LOC140891913 gene encoding uncharacterized protein gives rise to the protein MASTLFSSFRYSDSLTVVGISACTALVCEAISWLLIYRTSSYKSLKSTIDKASKKLETMKTSDATTVSSNLVKKSSRTKKIDRVETSLKESSRDLSLFKFKSGAVVALVLFMVFGLLNSLFEGKTVAKIPFVPIKLVQKMSHRGLLGDDMTDCSMAFLYLLCSISIRTNLQKFLGFSPPRGAAGAGLFPMPDPKSS